From one Paractinoplanes brasiliensis genomic stretch:
- a CDS encoding DUF4062 domain-containing protein, with product MQSVISGFGEHLGSVLGALVVTVLVAAFNWPFRWLRRKGEKAMAVYLGATPDELSRHREAVVARLGKDPVTLVEDPGPDARAKAIRDANVFVGLYGLEYGPREDGGKSAGHREFELAAARPGGRSLRLWQVDEVQAWLRVPPTPEPALLHELTAEVKEHTPKSMPLEPRDLAQQVAAAVREVRRAQVPESRYLDSLLEPRSFVLGALVAVGASLYFTIRIAATGAPASFTTVLLLSLACGVVAYLVRAGASIAFLR from the coding sequence GTGCAATCAGTGATCTCCGGTTTCGGCGAGCACCTCGGGTCGGTCCTCGGCGCCTTGGTCGTCACGGTCCTGGTCGCGGCGTTCAACTGGCCGTTCCGGTGGCTGCGCCGCAAGGGTGAGAAGGCCATGGCCGTCTATCTCGGCGCCACCCCGGACGAGCTTTCCCGGCACCGTGAGGCGGTGGTGGCCCGGCTCGGCAAGGACCCCGTCACCCTGGTGGAGGACCCCGGGCCGGACGCGCGGGCGAAAGCCATCCGGGACGCGAACGTGTTCGTCGGCCTCTACGGCCTGGAGTACGGCCCGCGTGAGGACGGCGGCAAGTCGGCCGGGCACCGGGAGTTCGAGCTGGCCGCCGCGCGGCCGGGTGGCCGGAGCCTGCGGTTGTGGCAGGTCGACGAGGTCCAGGCCTGGCTGCGCGTCCCGCCCACTCCCGAACCGGCCCTGCTGCACGAGCTGACGGCCGAGGTGAAGGAACATACGCCGAAGTCCATGCCGCTCGAGCCCCGCGACCTGGCCCAGCAGGTCGCCGCGGCGGTGCGGGAGGTCCGGCGTGCCCAGGTGCCCGAGTCGCGCTACCTCGACAGCCTGCTCGAGCCCCGCTCGTTCGTCCTCGGCGCGCTGGTGGCCGTGGGCGCGTCGCTGTACTTCACGATCCGGATCGCGGCCACCGGCGCGCCGGCCTCGTTCACCACCGTCCTGCTCCTGTCGCTGGCCTGCGGGGTTGTCGCCTATCTGGTCCGGGCCGGCGCCTCCATCGCGTTCCTGAGGTGA